A genomic segment from Spinacia oleracea cultivar Varoflay chromosome 3, BTI_SOV_V1, whole genome shotgun sequence encodes:
- the LOC110779943 gene encoding pentatricopeptide repeat-containing protein At3g06430, chloroplastic, with protein sequence MATNSLSSISSLILTPLHSQEKSIFPTNFSTKYPSIIRCAMASSPSRNSRLSEPKKKIWKEGEFPAYSENSIPVFQKKRTQIKNVKKKLDRKAKAKAWVNTVTESLSDLILKKQWLQALQVFEMLREQSFYQPKEGTYMKLLVLLGKSGQPRRAHQLFDTMIEEGLEPTRELYTALLAAYCRSFLIDDAFSILVKMKALPQCQPDVFTYSTLIKACIDASHFDLVESLYKEMDERGIVPNTVTQNIVLSGYGKAGKFDQMEKILSGMLQSPTCKPDVWTMNTIIALFGNMGQIEMMERWYEKFRDFNIEPETRTFNILIGAYGKKRMYDKMSSVMEYMRKLEFPWTTSTYNNVIEAFSDVGDVKNMEFTFNQMRAEGMKADTKTICCLVRGYANAGVFHKVVSTAQLAGRLEIPENTSFFNAVIFACAKADDLMEMERVYRRMKEKHCQPDDNTFAVMIDAYSKEGMSDKIYDLEQERDKMVTATPGDNSSEVMDPASDV encoded by the exons ATGGCgacaaattctctctcctcaatatCTTCCCTCATTCTTACTCCTTTACATTCTCAAGAAAAATCCATTTTCCCCACAAACTTCTCAACCAAATACCCATCAATAATCCGCTGTGCAATGGCTTCATCTCCTTCCCGCAACTCAAGATTATCAGAACCCAAGAAGAAGATTTGGAAAGAAGGTGAATTCCCAGCATATTCTGAGAATTCAATTCCTGTGTTTCAAAAGAAAAGAACCCAGATTAAAAATGTCAAGAAGAAGCTTGATCGTAAGGCGAAAGCTAAAGCTTGGGTTAATACTGTTACTGAGTCTCTTTCTGACCTTATCCTTAAGAAACAATGGCTTCAAGCTCTTCAG GTGTTCGAGATGCTGAGAGAACAATCATTCTATCAACCAAAAGAAGGAACTTACATGAAACTGCTTGTACTGCTTGGAAAATCAGGACAACCGCGACGAGCTCATCAACTTTTTGATACCATGATTGAGGAAGGGCTTGAACCAACCCGTGAGCTTTATACTGCCTTGCTTGCTGCTTATTGCCgcagtttcttgattgatgatgcATTCTCGATTCTAGTTAAAATGAAGGCTCTTCCACAATGTCAGCCTGATGTGTTTACTTACAGCACTTTGATCAAGGCTTGTATTGATGCTTCTCATTTTGATTTGGTAGAGTCCCTCTATAAAGAAATGGATGAACGAGGTATTGTTCCTAACACGGTCACTCAGAATATTGTACTCAGTGGATATGGTAAAGCTGGGAAATTCGACCAAATGGAGAAGATTTTGTCTGGAATGCTTCAGAGTCCTACTTGCAAACCTGATGTATGGACTATGAACACAATAATTGCCTTATTTGGAAATATGGGTCAGATTGAGATGATGGAAAGGTGGTATGAGAAATTCCGGGATTTCAATATTGAACCTGAAACTAGGACTTTTAACATCTTAATTGGTGCTTATGGGAAAAAGCGCATGTATGATAAAATGTCTTCGGTGATGGAATACATGCGCAAGCTTGAATTTCCTTGGACAACTTCCACTTACAATAATGTGATAGAGGCATTTTCTGATGTAGGAGATGTGAAAAACATGGAATTTACGTTCAATCAGATGCGTGCTGAGGGAATGAAAGCAGACACCAAGACAATTTGTTGTCTTGTTCGGGGATATGCCAATGCGGGTGTGTTCCATAAAGTAGTGAGTACTGCTCAATTGGCTGGAAGATTGGAGATACCAGAAAATACATCATTTTTTAATGCTGTTATATTTGCATGTGCAAAAGCTGATGATTTGATGGAAATGGAAAGAGTTTATAGAAGGATGAAGGAGAAACACTGCCAGCCGGATGACAATACTTTCGCTGTCATGATTGATGCTTACAGCAAGGAAGGTATGAGTGACAAGATATATGACTTGGAACAGGAAAGAGACAAGATGGTCACTGCCACTCCCGGGGATAACTCGAGTGAAGTGATGGACCCTGCTAGTGATGTCTGA
- the LOC130469563 gene encoding uncharacterized protein, producing MDTNNKKPRKNNNLPQSAVITPTSVAQPAVKSSLLPVSTSQVTPLTDPPPKTLKSQISIAPPGFEDPNDVIIEDETSMEERAQDSPSPPQIQSNLSALSQRFTPQQLLTASAVMKAMAELSSRRTEGNQIVVTGNRPGVMPVRNLYETLEHEVVLPAQPEPILVQSENPGRRKRHSSRRRERSTRRRESVSEQEGSFPAGRESTPYHEEYIVQSPQPGWNRYEGYLPHQEPMRRTIHPKDSPLCRGILEQPMEKVKMPTCKYNGTTDPENHSTAFEQHMMLYSDSDAMWCKVFQTTLSGVAADWYKKLPAGSIFSFRQIQEDFVRRFISKVERKKTSGELMSISQRPKEPLREYLTRFNNESITIPDLQQEIAVLALLRGMQECEFKRYLGRKSFTSLGEALRKANEYIRSDELMLISPMGGNQAVQSAKKDHVPIQQHNYRKDNGRKEGHQQRGGYPNRQQPVGAYQVYTPLNTARATIYAVNKSAAWRKPLPMDAPGNNKNFCAFHNDHGHYTEHCKELKDNIEELVRRGYLSQYRVRQEGQGGNNRQGSSHSHAPYTPTQPGYAQPTGRIEQAPPSRQEIRSLPETGKDGADRGKRPTVWVISGGPVHGGTVSGAIRNLEEHRHLVSYHSARKWPEPIPLPVITFTSDDCRGIIYPHDDPLVLELEIANFPVKRCLIDGGSSANIIFWEAFTQLNIDHGELTRVSYPVIGFSGASVYPEGSIRLPVQVGRGSSARDLMVDFLVIKVPAAYNVIIGRPFIHDAQAVVSTYHLTMIYLSNLERTERVHGSQETARSCYLTAIKAPGRMVPKTNLAREANMPTKRKRGDLSMENFDERPVCIPRPAADGETREIELVEGVPERTVRIGADMEADQQVNLIGLLRENADVFAFSADEMPGISPDIIVHRLNVDKSVRPVKQKKRNFSSEKNAAIKEEVEKLLEAGFIEVCDYPEWLANVVMVKKSNGSWRMCVDFTNLNGACPKDCYPLPRIDRLVDSTSGHALLSFLDAFSGYHQVSLCKADRKKAAFITDSGVYSYKAMPFGLKNAGATYQKLVDRVFASQKGRNIEVYVDDSIVKSRLASDHIDDLRETFETLRRFRMKLNPKKCVFGVRSGKFLGFLVSERGIDANPDKVDAIMNLPEPGCIKDVQKLTGRMAALTRFISKSADRALPFFNVLKQNKKFKWGETERAAFEAVKRHLQVLPTIARPEEGDTLQLYISASQHTVAAVLIIEKDKTQIPVYFVSHILQEAETRYSLIEKLGLAVLIAARKLRPYFDAHGIQVLTNYPLEKAMQKMDTSGRLLKWAIELSEFHMEYRPRMAIKAQALSDFIVEASYQEEEIKEGIWEVAVDGSVTKSGSGAGVIVTSPEGDQFEYAIKFSFQASNNEAEYEAAIAGIQICTAAGARRLMLTTDSQLVANQFSGEYETKKNP from the coding sequence ATGGATACCAACAAcaaaaaacctagaaaaaacAACAATCTCCCACAATCAGCAGTGATCACACCAACATCAGTAGCACAACCCGCAGTCAAATCTTCTCTCTTACCTGTCTCAACCAGCCAAGTCACACCACTTACCGATCCTCCCCCAAAAACACTCAAGTCACAGATAAGCATTGCCCCCCCAGGTTTTGAAGACCCGAACGACGTGATCATAGAGGACGAAACGTCCATGGAAGAAAGGGCACAAGATTCCCCATCACCCCCACAGATTCAGAGCAACCTCTCGGCGTTGTCCCAAAGGTTCACACCACAACAGCTGCTGACGGCGTCTGCCGTCATGAAAGCAATGGCTGAACTGTCCTCAAGGAGGACGGAGGGAAATCAGATCGTGGTTACCGGCAATCGCCCGGGTGTGATGCCGGTTAGAAATCTCTACGAAACCCTAGAGCATGAAGTGGTACTGCCAGCACAACCTGAACCAATACTTGTACAGAGTGAAAATCCGGGTAGAAGAAAAAGGCATAGCTCTCGGCGCAGAGAAAGGTCCACTAGACGCCGGGAGTCGGTGTCAGAGCAAGAAGGGTCGTTTCCTGCTGGTAGGGAATCGACACCGTATCACGAAGAGTACATCGTACAGTCTCCACAACCAGGTTGGAATAGATATGAAGGATATCTACCTCATCAGGAGCCGATGAGGCGAACCATACACCCCAAAGACTCCCCACTCTGCAGGGGTATACTGGAGCAACCTATGGAGAAAGTAAAGATGCCGACGTGCAAATACAACGGAACCACAGACCCCGAAAATCACTCCACCGCTTTCGAACAACACATGATGCTGTATTCTGACTCAGATGCCATGTGGTGCAAAGTGTTCCAAACCACATTATCAGGGGTGGCAGCCGATTGGTATAAGAAGTTGCCGGCCGGATCGATATTCAGTTTTCGGCAGATCCAAGAGGACTTTGTGAGGCGGTTCATTAGCAAGGTTGAACGAAAGAAAACATCTGGAGAGCTGATGTCAATCTCACAAAGGCCGAAGGAGCCGCTGAGAGAATACCTTACTCGTTTTAACAACGAATCCATCACAATACCAGATTTACAGCAAGAAATAGCCGTCTTGGCTCTGTTGAGAGGGATGCAGGAATGCGAGTTCAAAAGGTACCTGGGAAGAAAGTCATTCACCTCGCTGGGGGAGGCCTTGAGAAAAGCAAATGAGTATATCAGGAGTGATGAGCTGATGCTAATATCACCCATGGGGGGAAATCAGGCAGTACAATCGGCCAAGAAGGATCATGTTCCCATACAGCAACACAATTACCGGAAAGATAACGGTAGAAAGGAGGGCCATCAGCAGAGAGGAGGATATCCGAACAGACAACAGCCGGTAGGGGCTTACCAGGTGTACACTCCCCTGAACACCGCCAGGGCCACGATCTACGCAGTAAATAAATCGGCAGCGTGGAGAAAACCGTTACCGATGGATGCCCCaggtaacaataagaacttttgtGCTTTTCATAATGATCATGGTCATTACACGGAGCATTGCAAAGAGCTCAAGGATAACATCGAAGAGCTGGTAAGAAGGGGATACCTATCCCAGTACAGGGTTCGACAGGAAGGCCAGGGAGGAAATAACAGGCAGGGCAGTTCACATAGTCATGCCCCATATACACCTACTCAGCCAGGGTATGCACAGCCCACTGGTAGGATTGAACAGGCACCACCATCCCGGCAAGAAATCCGGTCATTACCGGAAACAGGCAAAGATGGGGCCGACAGGGGAAAGAGACCCACGGTTTGGGTGATCTCTGGAGGGCCCGTGCATGGAGGTACAGTCAGCGGGGCAATAAGAAATCTAGAGGAGCACAGGCATTTGGTGAGTTACCATAGCGCAAGGAAATGGCCGGAACCAATCCCCCTACCGGTCATCACGTTCACCTCGGACGATTGTCGCGGCATTATATATCCCCATGATGACCCGCTGGTATTGGAACTCGAGATAGCAAACTTCCCCGTCAAGAGATGCCTGATTGATGGAGGCAGCTCTGCGAACATCATATTCTGGGAAGCTTTCACCCAGCTGAACATAGATCACGGAGAGTTAACAAGGGTGAGCTATCCCGTTATCGGATTCTCTGGAGCCAGCGTCTATCCAGAAGGCAGTATCCGTCTACCGGTTCAAGTAGGTAGAGGATCATCAGCCAGGGACTTAATGGTCGACTTTTTGGTGATAAAAGTACCAGCAGCGTATAACGTAATAATTGGTCGACCATTCATTCATGACGCACAGGCGGTGGTGTCCACATATCATTTGACCATGATATATCTCTCAAATCTGGAAAGAACAGAAAGGGTACATGGCAGTCAGGAGACTGCCAGATCGTGTTATCTGACAGCGATAAAGGCACCAGGAAGGATGGTGCCGAAAACCAACCTTGCCCGAGAAGCAAACATGCCAACCAAAAGAAAGAGAGGGGACTTGAGCATGGAAAATTTTGATGAAAGGCCGGTTTGCATCCCAAGGCCAGCTGCAGATGGAGAAACTCGGGAAATTGAATTAGTAGAAGGAGTTCCAGAAAGAACGGTACGAATAGGTGCCGATATGGAGGCAGATCAGCAGGTCAATCTCATCGGCCTGTTACGAGAAAATGCAGATGTCTTTGCCTTCTCTGCAGATGAAATGCCCGGTATCAGCCCAGACATCATAGTGCATCGTCTGAATGTAGACAAGTCAGTCAGGCCGGTAAAgcaaaagaagagaaatttcTCCAGTGAAAAAAATGCtgcaataaaagaagaagtggaaAAGCTGCTGGAAGCAGGGTTCATAGAAGTTTGTGATTACCCCGAATGGTTGGCCAACGTAGTCATGGTAAAAAAGTCAAATGGCAgttggcgaatgtgcgtagattttacCAATCTGAATGGGGCGTGCCCCAAGGACTGCTATCCATTGCCACGAATCGATAGGCTGGTAGATTCAACAAGTGGCCACGCTCTTTTGAGTTTCCTGGATGCCTTCTCAGGGTATCACCAAGTCAGCTTGTGTAAAGCCGATAGAAAGAAGGCCGCCTTCATCACAGATTCAGGGGTATACAGCTATAAGGCTATGCCATTTGGGTTGAAGAATGCGGGAGCAACCTACCAGAAGTTGGTGGATAGGGTATTTGCttcccagaaagggaggaacatAGAGGTGTATGTGGATGACTCAATAGTTAAAAGCCGATTGGCCAGTGACCACATCGACGACTTGAGAGAAACTTTCGAAACTCTGAGGAGGTTCAGGATGAAGTTAAACCCCAAGAAATGTGTATTCGGGGTCCGATCAGGAAAGTTCCTGGGTTTCCTAGTAAGCGAAAGGGGAATCGATGCCAATCCAGATAAGGTAGATGCAATTATGAATCTGCCAGAACCCGGTTGCATAAAAGACGTGCAAAAGTTAACAGGAAGAATGGCCGCATTGACTCGGTTCATTAGCAAATCAGCAGATAGGGCGTTGCCCTTTTTCAACGTGttaaaacaaaacaagaaaTTCAAGTGGGGAGAAACAGAAAGAGCAGCATTTGAGGCAGTAAAACGGCACCTGCAAGTCCTACCCACAATAGCTCGACCAGAGGAAGGGGACACGCTGCAGCTATACATATCTGCTTCTCAACACACAGTAGCAGCAGTTCTGATCATAGAGAAAGATAAAACACAGATACCGGTgtactttgtcagccacatcTTGCAAGAAGCAGAAACGAGGTACTCCTTGATAGAAAAATTGGGGTTGGCAGTATTGATTGCAGCCAGAAAGTTGAGACCTTACTTTGATGCACACGGGATCCAAGTCCTCACAAACTACCCACTGGAAAAAGCAATGCAAAAAATGGACACATCAGGTAGACTCCTAAAATGGGCGATTGAACTATCAGAGTTTCACATGGAATATCGGCCCAGAATGGCTATAAAGGCCCAAGCACTGTCTGACTTCATAGTCGAAGCATCATACCAGGAGGAGGAAATAAAGGAAGGAATATGGGAAGTAGCAGTAGACGGCTCGGTCACCAAATCAGGGTCAGGAGCGGGGGTAATAGTTACCTCACCGGAAGGAGACCAGTTCGAGTATGCTATTAAGTTCTCTTTCCAGGCATCAAACAACGAGGCAGAatacgaggccgcaatcgcTGGCATACAGATCTGCACGGCAGCTGGTGCTCGTAGGCTCATGCTTACAACCGACTCACAGCTGGTAGCAAACCAGTTCTCAGGAGAATATGAAACGAAGAAGAATCCATGA